A portion of the Streptococcus sp. Marseille-Q6470 genome contains these proteins:
- a CDS encoding TMEM175 family protein yields the protein MKKDRLIVLTDAVLAIIMTILVLELEKPTTPSLEAFWDLRQNFFACFLSFFWLGSLWMALNTLWEKVEKISSEIIWWNLFLLLERQEFSLENFMPSKIPV from the coding sequence ATGAAGAAAGACAGATTAATTGTATTGACAGATGCTGTTCTAGCAATTATTATGACCATCTTGGTTTTAGAGTTAGAAAAACCAACAACACCAAGTCTTGAAGCTTTTTGGGATTTACGGCAAAATTTCTTTGCTTGTTTTCTTTCCTTTTTCTGGTTGGGATCGTTATGGATGGCACTAAACACATTATGGGAAAAGGTTGAGAAAATTTCCTCAGAAATTATTTGGTGGAATTTGTTTCTACTCTTGGAGCGGCAGGAGTTCTCTTTGGAGAATTTCATGCCATCCAAGATACCAGTCTGA
- a CDS encoding potassium channel family protein yields MKRLKMLWHIMQVTGFTRFALSFVTFVFGSGGVLFLVEPAITNYGDGLWYAFVTSTTVGYGDLLAVTLIGRITSVFLTIYGLIFFGCLSAVIFNYYTNLNKERGEDK; encoded by the coding sequence ATGAAACGTTTAAAAATGTTATGGCATATTATGCAGGTTACGGGTTTTACTCGGTTTGCTCTGAGTTTTGTGACCTTTGTTTTTGGGTCAGGAGGCGTGCTTTTCCTAGTTGAACCTGCTATCACAAATTACGGAGACGGTCTTTGGTATGCTTTTGTGACTTCGACGACTGTCGGCTACGGGGATCTCCTAGCTGTGACCTTGATTGGAAGGATTACCAGTGTCTTCTTGACGATTTATGGGCTCATATTTTTTGGCTGTTTATCAGCTGTTATTTTTAATTATTATACCAATTTAAATAAGGAAAGAGGAGAGGACAAATGA